The Brachyspira hyodysenteriae ATCC 27164 sequence GATGCTATTAATCCGCCTACAACTGTTAATCCCAAAATAGCAGCTCCTTCTGTTATAGGTGCTATAGAATTGGCAAATCCTACTGCCAATTTTTTACTTTGATTGTATCCAAGATAAGTAAATTTATATCTTAGAAAAAGTACAGCTAAACATGCAAATACTGGTACTATTAATCCTATAGCATTTCCGTCTAATGCCACATAAGAAGCAATAGAAAATACTATAGCTCTATATATAGCAAGAAATAAAGTATCGCCTACGCCGGCAAAAGGTCCCATTAAACCTGTTTTCAAACTAGATACAGCCTCTTCAGATTTTTCACCTAAACTCTCTTCCAAAGCCATATCTGCCCCTATTATAAGGTGAGACATTGCAGGAGTGGTATTGAAATATCCTAACTGCATTTTTAAAGCTTTTTTCATTCCTTCAGGATTATTTTTATATATTCTTTTTAAGGCAGGCATTATTACCCAAGCATATCCTAATCCCTGCATTTTCTCATAATTCCATCCCCATTGAAATCCGAATAAATTTCTAACATATACTTTATTAATATCGCTTTTAGTTAATTTATTATTTTCCATTTATTAACTCCTATTTTATTAAAATGAATTATTATCCGTCTATTTCTATTTCATCATCATCAGAAGCTGAATTACCTGCTGTCTCTTTTACAACTGTTTTATCCATTGTTCTATAATAATTAAGAGAAGCAAAAGCAAATCCTAATAAAGCTACAGCTAGTACAGTCATGTTTCCGCCGCTGAATGCTATAGCTACAAAACCTATTATGAAATAATAGAAATATTTTTTTAATGGTAAATATCTCATAAGTATTGCAATACCCATTGCAGGAAGTAAAGCTCCGGCAGCCTTTAATCCGTTCATAAACCAATCAGGTATGAAATTATTTATAGTCTGTATTACTGTTTCTCCGAAAAACAATCCTATAAATACAGGTATTACCCTTGATAATACCCATGGAAAAATACCTAGTACATTGCACATCTCTACTCCTCTGTAATTACCTTCCTCTGCATATCTATCTGCTTTGTGCTGGAATATCAAGTTAGTCATTCTTCCTAAAATATCAAGCTGTGTTAATAAAAGTCCTATAGGAACGGCTATAGCTATTCCGTATTCAGCACCCCTTTGTGAAATTATCGCATAAGAAGTACCTATTATTGCTCCGGATAAATAATCAGGAACTGTGGCTCCTCCATAAGTAGCTACTCCTAATGTGGCTAATTGCAAAGTAGCGCCTATAAATAATCCTGATTTTAAATCTCCCAACAAAAAACCTGTAAAAGCAGCAGCAAATAATGGTGTATATACGCCTATTTGTATAGAAATTTGATCTAATACGCCTATTACTGTGTATATACATAGTATTAGAATTACTACAGAAGATAATTCTTGCATAAAACATACTCCTAAAATATTTTTGTAATTATATTACATTAATTAAAATATTATACGTAAATAATGTAATTTCATTACATTTTAATAGTATACATAAAAAATCTGCTATTGCAAGTTTTTTTTATAAAAAATTCAAAATTTATCAATATAATTTTTTAATTTTAAAAAACCTCACTACATACCCGCCCTTTTATATTGGCATGTTCATTACATTCATAGACTAATTAATATTTAATATCAGTTTATAAAAGCAAGCCCGCCCAAAATTTAATTAGGTTTTATATCCTCATACCGCACGGTGAGCAGATTTTTCAATATAATGAAATTTGTATTATTAATTGATTAAAATTCTTCGATTGGTTTACCGTGCGTTTCATAAGTTACAAATTTAAAAAAAGCTTGGGTGGGTTTTAATATTTCTATATTTGTATTTAAGAAAAATAAGGTAAAAATTTCATAGTTATTTTTATAAGAATAAAGGGAGGGATATGTAAATAAATTAAAAAATTTTTAATTATAACATATATAGATGACAAAAATTGTCGCTGTATTTAAATAATAAAATAATAACTTATAAAGCATCAAATAAAATACTTAAGGATTTTTTTATATTACCGTTAATATTAGCAGTTAATTACTAAGTAAAGGAGTTATTAGTATGACTATCAATAGAATAAATAATAATAATGTACAGCAAGCAGCACAAGTTCAAATGCCTGTTCCTAAAGAAAATACTGCAGCTCAGAACCCTACTAATATACAAAAGATAAGCCAGCAAGGAAGCGGTATATCTCCTCTTTCAAGCAGATACACTTATGCTATAGGACGTGATGGAAAAAGATATGTTTTACAGCTTAGAATAGATATATCTTCTGTAAGAGCTTTTAGTTCATTAGCATAAAATATATTTTTTATATTATTTTTGTATTATGTAAACATTTACGGATAAAATGTTTTTATAAGGATAATTCTATGTTTTATATTAGTATATAAGCTGGAAATTTAAATTCCAGCTTAATAATATTATATTTAACTAGATTTCTTTACAACAATCCTATTACCTTCTACAAGAATAACTTTTAAACTGCTGCCCTTATCTATAAATTCACCTTCGCTTACAGCATCATATTTTTGTCCATCTATTACTATGTATCCTGAAGGTCTAAAAAAAGTTTCAGCAATACCCTCTTTGCCAATTAAATCATCATATGAAACACTTGAATGATATCCTGAAGTATCACTATCAAGTGTAATTTTATCTTTAAAATCTTTTGATTTGCTCATAAATCTTGCAATCAATATTACAAGTATTATATCTATTATTAAAGATATAAATATAACAAAAGATGCCACAGCAATATTATGTATTCCAAAAGAAATAAATATACCTGCCACAATACCTATTATTCCAAGTATACCTGTAATTCCGAAACCAGGTATAAGAAATATCTCAACGCAAAGAAGAATAATACCAAGCAAAAATATTGCAGGAGCCAAAAAAGTACTGCTTCCTGAAAAAAACTGAACAAAGAAAAATACAGCAAAAGCTATTATTGCAGTTACTCCTCCAACACCAAAACCTGGAGTCTTTATCTCAAGATATATTCCTGCTATTCCTATAGACATTAATATACTTAAAACAAAAGGATTAAGAAGAAATTTCAATACTGAATCATATACATCTTCTTCTATATTTATTATTTCCGCATTTTCAATATTTTTTAATTCTAATATTTCATTTATAGAATTAGCTTTTTTATCTGCAATATTTATAGATACTGCCTCATCTGCACTCAATGTAAGTAAAGTCTTATCATCTAAATCTATACCGTCACTTTTTTTAGTTAAAATTATAGTTTCATCAACCATAGCTTCGGCTGCTTTAGCATTCTTTTTCGTAGTTTCAGCAGATGCCCTCATGGCTGCACGCATTGCACTAACTTCTTTTTCACCTGCTTTTTTAGGTTCGTTTCCATTTAAATAAATCGGAGTAGCCGCACCTATAACACTACCGTCAGACATGTAAATTTCTTTGGCACTCAATGATATTAAAGCTCCAGCAGATAATGCATTCTTATTAATATAAACTACTACAGGAACATTGCTTTCCATAATATAATTTTTTATAGATAATGCTGATGAAAGAAGTCCTCCAGGCGTATCTAATTCTAATATAATCAAATCCGCTTTTTTATCATTTGCTTCATCTATTGAATTTTTTATATATCCAGCATACCATCTATCTATCTCTTGAAATTCCTGCTTCTTTATAACATAAACTTTACCGTCTTTAGAATATAAATAATTAGAAAAAATAAAGATGCTTAAAAAAAATATTATTAATATATTATTAAATTTTTTCATTAACCCCACTCTCTCCATAATATAAATTTATATTATTATTTTAGTATAACTTATATTTTTTTCAAGCATTCTTCATAATTCCCCGCCCAATTTTCTATAAAATACTTCTTAGAAATTTATACCTATTATTTTTTATAAACGAATACAGAAATGTTAACACCCGCCCAAGCGTAATTTAAATTTATAATCTTTATAACGCCGTTTAAAAGACTATTATTTATTATTTAAATTATAATTGAAAAAACAGCGTATATTTTAAGCATATCTCAGCGGCGGTGTATAAATATTAAATTTAAAAAAACTTGGGTGGGATTCTAAAAATTCTAATTGAGCCATAAAAAAAATTAAAAGTTTGAATTCAGATTTAAACTATAAATATAAAGGGTGGGGAGTGAAAATAAAACTTTAAAACTTAATTACATACCCCGCCCTTTTTCCTATAAAGTACAATTTAGAAATTTCTACCTATTATTTTTTATAAGCTAATATTTAAATGCTAACGCCCGCCCAAGTTTTATTTATACTGCAGAATTTTTTCATGACTGAAAACTTATTATCAATGTACCTGCCACTATAAAAAGCACACCTATAATAATTTTTATATTCAAAGACTCTTTTAAAAATATTGCCGCTAATATTATGGTAAAAACTATAGAAAGTTTATCTATAACTACTACCCTATTAACATTTCCAATCTGTAAAGCCTTGAAATAAAAAAGCCATGATAAACCTGTTGCTATACCTGATAATACTATAAATATAATAGTCTTTGTATTGAGATTTTTTATAGTTTCTATTGTGTTTATAGAGTTCACAGAATTTGTATAAAAAACTATAACCCAAGACATTATTAATATTATAATAGTCCTTATGGCAGTTGCTAAATTTGAATTAATTCCAGCTAAACCTATCTTTATAAGTATAGCAGTAAGAGATGCAAATATTGATGATAATAATGCAAAAATAATATCCATAGAAAAGCCCTTAATTTTTAATATAGTGTTTTGTAATTTTATATTTTTGTATTGAATTATTTTTTGTTTATGATGTTCTTATGCAGATAAAGCACATTATCTAAAAGCATAGAAACAGTAACACTTCCAACCCCATTAGGTACAGGAGTAATATAAGAAGCTAACTTTGAAGCCTCTTCAAAATTAACATCCCCTTTTAAAGAACCGTCCTCTAGTACATTTATACCAACATCTATAACTACAGCTCCTTCCTTTATATATTCGCCTGTAATGAATTCTGCTTTTCCTATAGATACACATAATATATCAGCATTCTTACAAAGCTCTTTTAAATTCTTAGTCTTTGAATGTGCTATTGTTACAGTAGCTGACTTCTGTAAAAGTAAATGAGCTAAAGGTTTGCCAACTATCTCACTTCTGCCTATAACAACAGCATTAGCACCTTCTATATTAATGCCTGATTTCTCTATTAAAGCCATAGCACTTTTAGCAGTACATGGAGCTAAATTACTGTCCCCTATGAATATCCTTCCCAAATTAACATGTGATATTGCATCAGCATCTTTTTCTATAGAAATGGTTTCATAAACTTTTTTCTTGCTTATATGTTTAGGAAGAGGCATCTGAATCATTATTCCGCTTGTTTCTGATTCTTCATTTAAATATTCTATTAATGTCAAAAAATCTTTTTCCGTTGTGTTTACAGGAAGATTATGCAAAGAGCCTATCATTCCTACACTTTCAGCCTGCTTTTTTGCCCTTGTAAAATAAACCTCTGTAGATTTATCATCCTCAAAGTATAGAAAATCTATTCTTGGCTTTTTTTCAAGAATTTCTGTTTCTTTCTTTATCCTTTCTTTTATCTCTTTCGCTAATTCTCTTCCATCTAAAATATTAGACATATAAACTCCTAATCAAATTTTCTTATTGTTTTATAATAATATAATGCTGTAAAATAAAATACAAGTATAGATTTTTTAATATTTATATTGTATAGTATTTAACTATGATAAAAAAAATATTTATTATATTTTTTACAGCCATAACTATAAGCAGCATATCTTTTGCTCAGAAAAAAATAATCATATTTGAAACAGAATACTACAATAACTATGCATCATATGCATTTAAAGACCTTATAATAAAAAATTTATTCATCAATTCTGACTTTCGTATAATACCTTATATGCCATATAGAAAAAATAATTATAAAGGAATAAAATCAAAAATAAAAGAACTCACTTTAAATAATAATGCAGATATATCTATCACATATAATTTATTAAAATATAAAAATGGATTCGTTCTTAATTATGTGATATTTGACAGAGAAAAACCTAATGAATGGAAAGAAAAAAATATTTATTCAAAAGAAGAAAAATTCTTTGAATCTATTAATAAAGTGCTGGAAGATATATATTCTTATTCTCAACAAAATAATAACCATAACCTAATAAAAGAAGATGAATATATTCCACTTATAGGGTATTACACTCAAATAGTAAACAGCAATGAAAAGTATGATGAAGATAAGAAAAAAAATTATGAAATGTTCTTTAATTTCTATAAAGATAATATATATTTCAATATGGATTATTTAGAATATCTTACAGAAAAAGGAAATAAAAATTCCATCAATGATATGAATATAATAGTAAATAATATGAAGAAATATTTGGATAAAAATAATCATTATTATTTATCTGCTATTGGAGATTTATATTACAGCAAATATAAAACTAATGTAGAAAATGAGGATATAGAAATAAGTATAGAAAATTATATCAAAGCTATAAATGCCAAAAATTATAATTACATATATTATAAAAAACTTGCCAATGCTTATATATTAAACAATGATTATGATAATGCTTCAAAATGCTATAATAAATCAATAGAAATTTATGATAAAGATATAAGCTTAATAAAAGATGCAGTATATTTACTTAAAAGAGATATGAATAAGAATGGAAATTTAGTGATAGAATATTTAAAAAAAATTGTTAATATAAATAAGAATGATGATGAATCTTTGGAAGAATTAGCAGGTATATACGAAAATTTAGGGGATAAGTATAATTGTCAAATCTATTATACTAAACTTCTTGAAGCTGTTAATTATAATCTTTATATAATTAATAATGAACAGCCCAATCCTGTACTATATGATAAATATATAAAAAAAAGAAATGAAATAACAAAAAAATTAAAAGACTTGAGTATGTAATTTATCATATAATATTTTAATAAATCGTATATACAAAAAAATATATTTATTGTATAATCGCAAAAACCAAAAAGGAATAAAAAATGAAAATTATTAATAGTATAATAACAAATACTAATAATGTAATGTACGGTTATTTATTATTGGCAGTATTCCTTGTTATTTCTGTTTTCTTTACTATAAGATTAAAAGGAATACAAATTTCACATTCAATACATGCCTTAAAACTTCTATTCTCAAAACATGAAAAAGGAGACGGAGTTTCAGGATTTGTGAGTTTTTGTATAAGTACGGCTTCAAGAGTTGGTACAGGAAATATTACCGGAGTTATGACTGCGGTTTCTGCAGGCGGACCTGGTGCTTTATTCTGGATGTGGATAATGGCTATTTTAGGCGGAAGTTTAGCTTTTTCAGAAAGTACATTAGCACAGCTTTATAAAGAAAAAGATTCTCAAGGAAAGTTTATCGGAGGAGCTTCTTTCTATATAAAAAGCAGATTAAAAAAACCAATACTAGCAATATTATTTGCTTTGTGTATGATATTTACATATACAACTTTTAATGGAGTTCAGGCCAACACAATATCAAGTGCCCTATCAAAATACAATGTATCTGTTTATATCACAGCCATAATTTTAACAGTAATCACAGGAATAATATTATTCAGTAAAAGAAGAGAGACTATAACTCATGCTTGTGTATTTATAGTACCTGTTATGGCAATACCTTATATATTGATAGGACTTTTTATATTCTTTACTAATTTGCCTTCAGTACCTTTGGCATTTCAAAATATATTCATTCAGGCATTTAAACCTAGTGCAGTTTTTGGAGGTGCTATAGGAATCACAATTTCAAACGGATTAAAAAGAGGTTTATTCTCAAATGAAGCTGGTATGGGAGGTGCTCCTCATGCTGCTGCAGCTGCTCATACTTCTCATCCTTGTAAACAGGGTTTAATACAGATGTTCTCAGTATTTACTGATACTATATTGATATGTTCTATTTCCGGATTCATACTTCTATTATCTCCTGAAGCTATGAATGAAGTTAAAAATATGGAAGGTATTAATTTATTCCAATATGCTATGGAATCACATTTGGGAAGTTTCGGTTCTATATTTATTACAGTATGTATATTGTTCTTCTCTTACAGTTCTATATTAGGAAATTTCTTCTATATAAAAACTGGTGCTGCTGCTGTAAAAGATAATTTTGTAGCCTATATAATAGTAGGACTTATGACTATAGCAATGGTTTTTGCAGGTTCATTGGCTGAGTTCAAAACTATATGGGGAGCAGGCGATATGTTTATGGGCTTTATGGCTTTATTAAACATTATAGTTATGGTAATACTTAATAAGCCTGTATACTTGCTTACTAAACATTATGTAAGTCAATTAAAAGAACATAAAGAACCTACATTCGATAAAAACATAATAGAAGAATTAAAAACTGATGATGCCATCACTCAATGGGATAATAAAAATTAATTGTATAAAAATTGATTAATAATAAATATAATAAGGGCTTGCACTTGATTAAAAGTGAAGCCCTTTATTTTTTAATTTAAATAATTAATAAAAATAATAAAAAACCCCAAGCATTAATAAATAATACTTGGGGAAAAACTATGATTAGAATATATTAATTAAAAGTTGACATCATTTCCATAGTAAGCTGCTTCTAATACCTTTTTCATATTAGAAACGTCAGTCTCTCTTGGGTTAGAGCCTGTACAAGGGTCAGCAACGGCATTCTTAGCTATATCATCACATTTTTGTTTGAAGTGATCTTCAGTTACGCCGTTATCTTTATAAGTTTGTTTGATTCCTAATTTACTATTTAATTCTTTAACTTTGTTTACTAAAGAAGCTGTAAGCTCTGCATCAGTATTTCCAGAAAGTTTAAGCATTCTAGCTATATCAGCAAATCTATCGGCACAAACTTTTGAATTGTATTGTATAACATAAGGAAGAAGTATAGCATTGCATCTTCCATGAGTAATATGGAATTCAGCACCTGTTTTATGAGCCAAACTATGTACTATACCAAGTAAAGCATTTGAGAAAGACATACCGGCTAAACATTGAGCAACATGAAGTTTTGCCCTACCCTCTTTATCTCCCTTAACTGCTTTTTCTATATTATGAACAATCATATCAATAGCTTTCATAGCTAAAGCATCAGTAATATCAGTTCTAAGTCCTGCAACATAAGCCTCTATAGAGTGAGTAAGTGCATCCATACCAGTATCAGCAGAAACTGTTTCAGGCATTGTCATAGGAATAGAATAATCTAATATAGCAATGTCCGGAGTAATTTCAAAATCTGCTAATGGATATTTAATATTAGTAGAATAATCAGTTATAACTGAGAAAGCAGTAACCTCTGAAGCTGTACCGCTTGTAGAAGGAATTGCTGCAAATATTGCTTTCTTTCTAAGTTTAGGCATAGTGAAAGGAGTTTTAATATCATCAAATTTCTTCTCAGGATATTCATAAAACACCCACATAGCCTTAGCCGCATCTAAAGCAGAACCTCCTCCCAATGCCACTATTACATCAGGATTGAATTCTCTCATAGCCTCAGCACCTCTATAAACTGTTTCTATAGAAGGATCTGGTTCAACACCGTCAAAAATCTTAACTTCTAAACCAGTATCTTTTAATATCTTTTCGCATTTATCAAGGAAGCCTCCTCTTTTCATGGAAGATCCGCCTGTAACTATTATAGCTTTTTTATAACCTTTCAAATTTTTCAATTCTTCCATAGCATTATCGCCATAGTATAAATCTCTAGGGATTGTGAACCTTGACATATTTAATCTCCTAAAATATCTTTTTATTGTTCTTTATTATAACATTTATATAAAACTTGTCAATTATATTATTATAAAAAATATATATTTTTTATAATTTAGTATATTATAGATACATATTGGTTCTTTATATTAAGTTAGTAAATAAATAAAGGTACAAGTAGTTTTTTACTTGTACCTCATAAAGATAAGATATATGTTAATTATTACCAAGCTTTGTTTGAACTTCCAAACACATCCATATTATGGCAAACTGTTTCATAAACATTATTTCTTATGCCTTTAATTAATTTCATTAAATCAGTACCATTTTTCTCAGGATCTTCTTTAACAAAATCCATTACAGCTTTACCTGCAGATTTACAATTTCCTGTATAGAAATTGATCTTACATATTCCAAGACTTACAGCTTTTCTGAAATCATCATCATATATACCAGATCCGCCATGTAAAACTAAAGGTAAATTAGTTAATTTTGATATAGTTTCTAATCTTTCAAAATCTAATTTTGGCTCTCCTTTATAGTTTCCATGAACATTACCTATAGATATAGCTAAAGCATCAATTTCTGTCTTTTTAACAAAGTCTAAAGCTTCATCAGGATTTGTAAATGCATCTTCTTCTTTTACTATATTTGCTTCAGATCCGCCAATAGTTCCTAATTCACCTTCAACAGATATTCTTACACTATGACATATATTAACTATCTCTTTAGTTCTTCTAATATTTTCTTCATAAGGATAAGCAGAAGCATCAATCATTATAGAAGAAAAACCATTCTGTATGCATCTCACAACAGTATTTAATGTTAAGCCATGATCCAAATGCAATACTACAGGAACAGAAGCCTTAGAAGCCATATCAACTGCTGCCTTACAAAAAGATTCAAAATTAGGCATATCAACTACATGTCCTTCAGCTATTTGAGTTATAACAGGACTTTTCTTATCTTCAGCAGCTTTAATAATTGTTTCTAAGAAAGTAAAAGAACTTACATTAAAAGCTCCAATTCCATATTTACCGTCTTTAGCTCTATTTAAAGCATCTTTTAAAGTTACAATAGACATTTTTATATTCCTCCGATCTCTAATAATTTATATTAATTTTTTTTAGCAGAAAACTTTTTCCAAAAACCTAATACCAAAGCAGTTATAACAGAACCTAAAATTATTATTCCAGTATATAATAGAGGTTTATTTGTTATAGGTATTACAAATATACCGCCATGTGAAGCCATCATTACTATATTAAAATACTGAGTTAAGAATCCTGAAACCATAGCACCTATTACAGATGAAACTATTACTCTTACAGGGTCTGATACAGCAAAAGGAATTACACCTTCTGTTATAAAGCAAGCACCTAAGAAATAACAAGTTTTACCAGCTTTTCTTTCTGTTTCAGTAAAGTATTTAGCAAATAATGTTGTACATAAAGCTATTCCCAAAGGCGGAACCATTCCCCCTGCCATCATAGCACTCATGAAATCAGCATTTCCTGAAGCAAAAGCAGCATTTGCAAATAAACCAGCTGTTTTATTTATAGGTCCTCCCATATCAGTAGCCATCATTCCTGCTACTATTAATCCTATAATTCCTTTGTGAGAAGCACCTATTCCGTTTAAGCCTTGAACCATTAAATCCATCAATTTAGCTATAGGCATAAATACAGGCCATAATATTAAACAAGTTAAAATCAATCCGAATAAAGGATATAATAATGCACCTTTCAAACTAGAAATAGATTTTGGTATATTCTTTAATACTTTTTTCAATAGTATTGCTACATATCCTGCTACAAAGCCTGCTAATATACCGCCCAAGAAACCTGTTTTATAATAGTTTGCTAATAAACCAGCAACCATACCAGGCATGAATGCAGATTTACCTCCAACACTATTAGCAATATAAGCAGATAATATAGCAATGATTAAACTGAAAGCTCCAACTTTTCCTCCACCTATTGTATCAAAGAATCCTGCTATAGGATTATAATCAGGTGATTCAGGATTTGAAGCAGTTATTCCAAATGCAAATGAAATACCAATACATATACCTCCAGCAATAATAAATGGAAGCATATTTGAAAATCCTGCCATTAAGTGTTTATATATTCCTTTTCTTGAAGAAGTTTGAAGAAGATCATCTAAATCCTCGTCTCCAGATGCTTCTAATGTATATGATTTAATATTTCCAGATATTATATTTTTTATAAGATTATCAGAATTTTTCACAGCCTCAGTTACGGGAACTTCAATTATTTTTTTACCAATGAATCTATCTTTATTTTCAACAGGTTTATCAGCAGCAAATAAAACATAATCTGCATTTTTTATGTCATCAGCAGTTAATGCATTTCCTATACCGTCAGATCCTTGCGTTTCAACTTTAATTTCAACATTGTTTGATGCTGCATATTTTTTTAAAGCATTGGCTGCCATATATGTATGAGCAACGCCTGTGGGACAAGATGTAATTGCTACGATTTTCATAATAAAATTTCTCCTTGTTTTTATTTTTATTTATATTCAATAAATATTATGCATTATTTTTTAATACTTCTTCCATTTTCAATATAATCTTGGATTCATCCCCACTCTTTGAATTTCTTATAAATGTTTGCAGATCATCATCTTGAACAATGGATGCAACAGAGCTTAATATATCTATAAACTCATTATTTGCTTTTAAAGGAGCTAGTATAGAATATGCTAAATCTATATTCTCACCTTTGTTATATTCAATAGGTTTTTCTAACTGTACTAATATAACCTTAAGCTTGTTTATAGCTTCTGATCTAGCATGAGGCATTGCTATCATATCGCCTATAATGGTATTGCCGTCTTTTTCCCTATCAAATAATCCTTTTTTTACATCTTCAGCATTATTAGATATGCCTAAATCTTTAGAAATACAAGATAAAAAATCAAATAATTCATCTTTATTTGAGCAAGACTTACTCAAAAATATAGTAGATTCAGAAATAAAATCCATAAATATAACCTCAAATTAATTAATTTATATATACAAGTATATAAAAATTATTATAAATTGTCAATAACTTAATCAAAATATTATCAAAATATTATCAAAAAATTTAAAAAAATCCCAAGGTTTATATATTAAATACCGGAAATGATAATAAATTAATATGATTTTGTAAGGAGAATATCTATATTATTTTCTTTAAGATATGAAGTTATATCATCTGGAGGAAGTTCATCTGTTATTAGTTTATGAATTTCATTAAGATTGCAATATGTTTGAAGTGAGATGCAATTGAATTTACTTTTATCAGCAAGCAGCACAACCATCTTACTTTTTATAACTGCCATAGATTTTATTTCTGATTCCAATGCTGATAAATCTGTAACTCCATTAGTAACTGATAAGCCTGTTGTAGACATGAAACATTTTGATATATTAAATGTTTTGAGTATATTGGCACTAGAAGCTCCTAATAATGATAAATTTTTTCTATCAAGAACTCCTGATAAAGAAATGACGTTCATGTTTTCATAATTTATAGTTTTGTATATTACTTCTAAATTATTTGTAATTACTGTGAGATTATTTATATGTTTTAAGTAATCCACTATATTTAAAACTGT is a genomic window containing:
- a CDS encoding PTS system mannose/fructose/sorbose family transporter subunit IID; this encodes MENNKLTKSDINKVYVRNLFGFQWGWNYEKMQGLGYAWVIMPALKRIYKNNPEGMKKALKMQLGYFNTTPAMSHLIIGADMALEESLGEKSEEAVSSLKTGLMGPFAGVGDTLFLAIYRAIVFSIASYVALDGNAIGLIVPVFACLAVLFLRYKFTYLGYNQSKKLAVGFANSIAPITEGAAILGLTVVGGLIASVITYKLNLTFNLGEVSLDIQSMLDKIMPSLIPLLVVLFSYWLLGKKKFNSTHLIVVIIAIGMVLGNSQGMLDFVIGLFSK
- a CDS encoding PTS mannose/fructose/sorbose/N-acetylgalactosamine transporter subunit IIC, producing the protein MQELSSVVILILCIYTVIGVLDQISIQIGVYTPLFAAAFTGFLLGDLKSGLFIGATLQLATLGVATYGGATVPDYLSGAIIGTSYAIISQRGAEYGIAIAVPIGLLLTQLDILGRMTNLIFQHKADRYAEEGNYRGVEMCNVLGIFPWVLSRVIPVFIGLFFGETVIQTINNFIPDWFMNGLKAAGALLPAMGIAILMRYLPLKKYFYYFIIGFVAIAFSGGNMTVLAVALLGFAFASLNYYRTMDKTVVKETAGNSASDDDEIEIDG
- a CDS encoding NfeD family protein, with translation MKKFNNILIIFFLSIFIFSNYLYSKDGKVYVIKKQEFQEIDRWYAGYIKNSIDEANDKKADLIILELDTPGGLLSSALSIKNYIMESNVPVVVYINKNALSAGALISLSAKEIYMSDGSVIGAATPIYLNGNEPKKAGEKEVSAMRAAMRASAETTKKNAKAAEAMVDETIILTKKSDGIDLDDKTLLTLSADEAVSINIADKKANSINEILELKNIENAEIINIEEDVYDSVLKFLLNPFVLSILMSIGIAGIYLEIKTPGFGVGGVTAIIAFAVFFFVQFFSGSSTFLAPAIFLLGIILLCVEIFLIPGFGITGILGIIGIVAGIFISFGIHNIAVASFVIFISLIIDIILVILIARFMSKSKDFKDKITLDSDTSGYHSSVSYDDLIGKEGIAETFFRPSGYIVIDGQKYDAVSEGEFIDKGSSLKVILVEGNRIVVKKSS
- a CDS encoding EamA family transporter; its protein translation is MDIIFALLSSIFASLTAILIKIGLAGINSNLATAIRTIIILIMSWVIVFYTNSVNSINTIETIKNLNTKTIIFIVLSGIATGLSWLFYFKALQIGNVNRVVVIDKLSIVFTIILAAIFLKESLNIKIIIGVLFIVAGTLIISFQS
- a CDS encoding bifunctional 5,10-methylenetetrahydrofolate dehydrogenase/5,10-methenyltetrahydrofolate cyclohydrolase; translated protein: MSNILDGRELAKEIKERIKKETEILEKKPRIDFLYFEDDKSTEVYFTRAKKQAESVGMIGSLHNLPVNTTEKDFLTLIEYLNEESETSGIMIQMPLPKHISKKKVYETISIEKDADAISHVNLGRIFIGDSNLAPCTAKSAMALIEKSGINIEGANAVVIGRSEIVGKPLAHLLLQKSATVTIAHSKTKNLKELCKNADILCVSIGKAEFITGEYIKEGAVVIDVGINVLEDGSLKGDVNFEEASKLASYITPVPNGVGSVTVSMLLDNVLYLHKNIINKK
- a CDS encoding tetratricopeptide repeat protein; the encoded protein is MIKKIFIIFFTAITISSISFAQKKIIIFETEYYNNYASYAFKDLIIKNLFINSDFRIIPYMPYRKNNYKGIKSKIKELTLNNNADISITYNLLKYKNGFVLNYVIFDREKPNEWKEKNIYSKEEKFFESINKVLEDIYSYSQQNNNHNLIKEDEYIPLIGYYTQIVNSNEKYDEDKKKNYEMFFNFYKDNIYFNMDYLEYLTEKGNKNSINDMNIIVNNMKKYLDKNNHYYLSAIGDLYYSKYKTNVENEDIEISIENYIKAINAKNYNYIYYKKLANAYILNNDYDNASKCYNKSIEIYDKDISLIKDAVYLLKRDMNKNGNLVIEYLKKIVNINKNDDESLEELAGIYENLGDKYNCQIYYTKLLEAVNYNLYIINNEQPNPVLYDKYIKKRNEITKKLKDLSM